One window of Rasiella rasia genomic DNA carries:
- a CDS encoding sulfotransferase domain-containing protein: MNRFNKHIIIVGSARSGTSWLAETIAKQHRYRSLFEPEHEFQTKNGYLLCDKFIETSDAFKEGTAYLKNVFLNRVDSDWIAQNSNRKYKRHLWPFIPKKFVIKFVRCNLLAPYIQTRFNIPVLHIIRNPYEVLQSQQRVQFPWLYNLHHFTAQQNLVTLLKDTYNFDITNVASLSDLEKLTVRWCVENVVPITIQKAENKNYRLVRYEELRNDIHVFLQLCKEFNLEPLATIEKEYTKPSSKTHPKSDVLQKAPTKTTFLEAELQQINSILDIFEVDFYPRKYT; this comes from the coding sequence ATGAATAGGTTTAACAAACATATTATTATTGTAGGTTCTGCCAGGAGTGGTACAAGTTGGTTGGCAGAAACCATAGCCAAGCAGCATCGCTACCGCAGTTTGTTTGAGCCAGAGCATGAGTTTCAAACTAAGAATGGCTATTTGTTGTGCGATAAATTTATAGAAACTTCAGATGCGTTTAAAGAGGGTACTGCGTACTTAAAAAATGTGTTTTTAAATAGGGTAGATAGCGATTGGATAGCGCAAAATAGCAATCGTAAGTATAAGCGACATCTATGGCCATTTATTCCTAAGAAATTTGTGATCAAATTTGTACGCTGCAATTTGTTGGCACCTTATATTCAAACACGCTTTAATATTCCTGTACTTCATATCATTCGCAATCCGTACGAAGTGTTACAGTCGCAACAACGGGTACAATTTCCTTGGTTGTATAACCTACATCATTTTACAGCGCAACAAAATTTAGTAACATTACTAAAAGACACTTACAATTTTGATATAACAAATGTAGCCTCGCTTTCAGATTTGGAGAAACTCACGGTTCGGTGGTGTGTAGAAAATGTTGTGCCAATAACCATTCAAAAAGCCGAAAATAAGAATTATAGATTGGTTCGGTATGAAGAATTACGTAATGATATACATGTATTTCTACAACTTTGCAAAGAATTTAATTTAGAACCCCTTGCAACTATAGAAAAAGAGTATACCAAGCCATCTAGTAAAACACACCCTAAAAGTGATGTGTTACAAAAAGCACCCACCAAAACAACCTTTTTAGAAGCTGAGCTTCAACAAATCAATTCTATTTTAGATATTTTTGAGGTAGATTTTTATCCCAGAAAATACACATAA
- a CDS encoding glycosyltransferase family 4 protein: MRIGIVLSQTPGYSETFFTSKIKGLQAAGFSVVLYTQNKAADFALCQVKTAPKVRRFLPIQLLVMAGTFISLIPKLAVVLRFIKAEKRQGSSMGAIYKKIFLNAHLLKAKLDWLHFGFATIALGSEQVAEAIGAKMAVSFRGFDINVYPLKHPGCYNLLWTKVNRVHSISKYLHTKAISFGLSSKTPFEIITPAVDLEALPKSVALTNKTMQILTIARLTWIKGIETAITAMRLLKERGVRFQYHIVGDGSTKDTERYTFQVYEHGLTDCVFFHGKLTHQETLQHLNKADIYVQPSLNEGFCNAVLEAQAMGKLTIASHVGGLPENIVDQKTGWLFPSENAEALATKIQEVIAFPKTEIANISAAARKRIQDDFSVKQQQEKFVSFYKNNR, encoded by the coding sequence ATGCGTATAGGTATAGTACTTTCTCAGACACCTGGCTATTCAGAAACCTTTTTCACTTCAAAAATTAAGGGGTTACAGGCTGCTGGGTTTTCGGTAGTACTTTATACACAAAATAAAGCAGCAGATTTTGCGCTATGCCAAGTGAAGACAGCACCTAAAGTGCGTAGATTCTTGCCAATTCAGTTATTGGTAATGGCTGGTACGTTTATATCGTTAATTCCAAAATTGGCTGTTGTGCTACGTTTTATTAAGGCTGAAAAGCGGCAGGGATCTAGTATGGGAGCTATTTATAAGAAAATATTTTTAAACGCCCACTTATTGAAGGCAAAGTTAGATTGGCTTCATTTTGGTTTTGCCACCATTGCATTAGGAAGCGAACAGGTTGCCGAAGCCATTGGAGCAAAAATGGCGGTTAGTTTTAGAGGGTTTGATATAAATGTGTATCCGTTAAAGCATCCAGGCTGTTACAATCTACTTTGGACCAAAGTAAATAGGGTACATAGTATCTCAAAATATTTACATACAAAGGCAATTTCTTTTGGTCTGTCGTCAAAAACGCCTTTTGAAATTATTACCCCAGCAGTAGATCTAGAGGCATTACCCAAATCGGTAGCGCTTACAAATAAAACAATGCAAATCCTAACCATAGCAAGACTCACTTGGATTAAAGGCATAGAAACTGCTATCACTGCCATGAGACTATTGAAGGAAAGAGGTGTTCGGTTTCAGTATCATATTGTGGGTGATGGAAGTACAAAAGATACAGAGCGTTACACATTTCAAGTGTATGAACATGGGTTAACTGACTGTGTTTTTTTTCACGGAAAGTTGACACATCAAGAAACGTTACAGCATTTAAACAAGGCAGATATCTATGTGCAACCAAGCCTAAATGAAGGGTTTTGTAACGCAGTATTAGAGGCTCAGGCTATGGGGAAATTGACAATCGCCAGTCATGTGGGTGGGTTACCAGAGAATATTGTAGACCAAAAAACGGGCTGGCTGTTTCCGAGTGAAAATGCAGAAGCATTAGCAACCAAAATACAAGAGGTGATAGCATTTCCAAAAACTGAAATCGCTAACATATCAGCCGCCGCAAGAAAGCGTATACAAGATGATTTTAGCGTTAAACAACAGCAAGAAAAATTTGTGTCATTTTATAAAAACAATAGGTAG
- a CDS encoding MBOAT family O-acyltransferase, with amino-acid sequence MSVSILVNLGLLGFFKYYNFFLDTFVDSFSFFGTSISIDRLDIILPVGISFYTFQTLSYTIDVYRKKITSPSSFLNFAAYVSFFPQLVAGPIERATKLLPQFSKERIFRASYALSGLDLMIWGLFKKVVIADNCAFFVNQIFDNPGAYSSAELATGAVLFGFQIYGDFSGYSDIAIGTARLFGFDLMLNFKFPYFSRDIAEFWRRWHISLSTWFRDYLYIPLGGSRGTLGFQIRNVFIVFVVSGFWHGASWNFIIWGAIHAILFLPLLIAKKNRSNLNFNRFSIKSVFNIVGTFMLVNIAWIFFRADTLQIAYNYIKTMLTDGSLSMGVFTSSSKSLLFFAIILISVLTLLLFEYFSIKKKRDLVLFNRVSAIVIVLMIVFFGAFKNASEFIYFQF; translated from the coding sequence GTGTCAGTTAGTATATTAGTGAATCTAGGTCTGCTAGGGTTCTTTAAATATTACAATTTCTTTTTAGACACCTTTGTCGATTCTTTTTCGTTCTTTGGAACATCAATTTCGATAGATAGGCTCGACATTATTTTACCCGTTGGAATTTCTTTTTACACGTTTCAGACGTTAAGTTACACTATAGATGTGTATAGGAAGAAAATTACATCCCCCAGTAGCTTTCTTAACTTTGCAGCTTATGTGAGTTTCTTTCCGCAGTTAGTAGCAGGACCCATAGAAAGAGCGACAAAATTGTTGCCTCAATTCTCAAAAGAACGAATATTTAGAGCGTCTTATGCTCTTTCGGGTCTCGATTTAATGATATGGGGGTTATTCAAAAAGGTTGTGATTGCAGATAACTGTGCGTTTTTTGTAAATCAGATTTTTGACAATCCGGGTGCATATTCTAGTGCAGAACTCGCCACGGGTGCCGTACTCTTTGGGTTTCAAATTTATGGTGACTTTTCAGGATATAGTGATATAGCAATTGGTACTGCGCGCTTGTTTGGATTCGATTTAATGCTCAATTTTAAGTTTCCTTATTTTTCTAGAGATATTGCAGAATTCTGGAGACGCTGGCATATTTCATTGTCTACGTGGTTTCGTGATTACTTATATATTCCCTTAGGTGGTTCTAGAGGTACCTTAGGCTTTCAGATAAGAAATGTCTTTATTGTATTTGTTGTAAGTGGTTTTTGGCATGGTGCTAGTTGGAATTTTATTATTTGGGGTGCCATTCACGCTATATTGTTTTTACCTCTTTTGATAGCCAAAAAGAATAGGAGCAATCTAAATTTTAACCGATTTAGTATTAAATCGGTTTTCAATATCGTAGGGACTTTTATGTTAGTGAATATTGCGTGGATATTTTTTAGGGCAGATACCCTTCAAATAGCATACAACTATATTAAGACGATGCTAACAGATGGTTCTTTATCAATGGGTGTTTTTACTAGTTCGTCAAAAAGTCTATTGTTTTTTGCTATCATATTAATTTCGGTACTTACGTTGCTGTTGTTTGAATATTTCAGCATTAAAAAGAAACGAGATTTAGTGCTATTTAACAGAGTAAGTGCAATCGTAATAGTACTAATGATTGTGTTTTTTGGAGCCTTTAAAAATGCTTCAGAATTTATTTATTTTCAGTTTTAG
- a CDS encoding MBOAT family O-acyltransferase produces the protein MLFNSFDFAIFLPIVFILYWFVCKRSIKAQNVLLVIASYVFYGWWDWRFLFLILFSTLVDYSIGLALAKESRQRKRKMLLAISVFVNIGLLGFFKYYNFFLDNFVQAFSFFGTNFEVSRLDIILPVGISFYTFQTLSYTIDVYRNKLEPTKDLVAFTAFVSFFPQLVAGPIERATNLLPQFFKKRKFNSDQAIIGFKQIIWGLFKKIVIADNCAQYVNEIFGNYDEVGSLTLILGAVYFAFQIYGDFSGYSDIAIGTARLFNFRLMTNFRYPYFSRDIAEFWRRWHISLSTWFRDYVYIPLGGSRGSQLFQVRNVFIIFLVSGFWHGANWTFIVWGAINALFFIPLLLTKRNRNNTDTVAEGRFLPNLKEFLTMLGTFGIVTLGWIYFRAESVTVANDYIAHILAFDFKMGMLNIERYPFELLPLLAILLYYEWFSRDLEFPLYSPTYSLPRVLVVVVLIATFGSFSTIQDFIYFQF, from the coding sequence ATGCTTTTTAATTCATTCGATTTTGCGATTTTCCTTCCTATTGTATTCATACTCTATTGGTTTGTTTGCAAAAGAAGTATAAAGGCGCAGAATGTATTACTTGTAATTGCCAGCTATGTTTTTTATGGTTGGTGGGATTGGCGCTTTTTGTTTCTAATTTTATTTAGCACACTTGTAGATTATTCGATTGGGTTAGCGTTGGCAAAAGAGTCTAGACAGCGCAAACGGAAAATGCTACTTGCCATAAGTGTATTCGTAAATATTGGTTTACTAGGTTTCTTTAAATACTACAATTTCTTTCTAGATAATTTTGTCCAAGCGTTCTCCTTTTTTGGTACCAACTTTGAAGTTTCTCGATTAGATATTATTCTTCCTGTAGGTATTTCGTTCTATACGTTTCAGACATTAAGCTACACCATAGATGTCTATAGAAATAAGCTAGAACCCACTAAAGATCTTGTTGCTTTTACTGCATTTGTGTCATTCTTTCCACAGTTAGTGGCTGGCCCTATTGAACGGGCAACCAATTTGCTTCCTCAGTTTTTTAAGAAACGTAAATTTAATAGTGACCAAGCAATCATTGGCTTTAAGCAGATTATTTGGGGGTTGTTCAAAAAAATAGTTATTGCAGATAATTGTGCGCAGTATGTAAACGAAATTTTTGGTAATTATGACGAAGTTGGTTCCCTTACATTAATCTTGGGTGCCGTATATTTTGCCTTTCAGATTTATGGCGATTTTTCTGGCTATAGTGATATTGCCATTGGTACAGCACGCTTGTTTAATTTTAGGTTGATGACCAATTTTAGATACCCTTATTTTTCTCGTGATATAGCTGAGTTTTGGCGTAGGTGGCATATTTCACTTTCTACTTGGTTTCGCGATTATGTGTACATCCCTTTAGGTGGCAGTAGGGGAAGTCAACTCTTTCAAGTTAGAAATGTGTTTATCATTTTTTTAGTGAGTGGTTTTTGGCATGGCGCGAATTGGACCTTCATAGTTTGGGGTGCTATTAACGCCTTATTTTTTATTCCATTATTATTAACTAAAAGAAACAGAAATAATACCGATACGGTTGCTGAGGGCAGGTTTTTGCCGAATTTAAAAGAGTTTCTGACCATGTTAGGTACCTTTGGTATTGTAACCTTAGGTTGGATTTATTTTAGAGCAGAAAGCGTTACAGTGGCTAATGACTATATTGCGCATATTCTAGCGTTTGATTTTAAGATGGGTATGCTAAACATAGAACGATATCCATTTGAGCTTCTTCCCTTATTGGCAATTTTGTTGTATTATGAGTGGTTTTCTAGAGATTTAGAGTTTCCACTATATTCACCAACATATTCGTTGCCAAGAGTTCTTGTGGTGGTAGTGTTAATTGCGACATTTGGTAGTTTTTCAACAATTCAAGATTTTATATATTTTCAATTCTGA
- a CDS encoding polysaccharide pyruvyl transferase family protein, whose translation MSTENSIIKSLKKFHVLIVRWHMDFGNFLRLIIAKVTGQKIIYIQFARVNNFGDQFNYDLTKFFGRQLIYTHSYKKSQVALCGSILGTYLRDYSGYILGAGFLAARFDRRENNWKVKMIRGPLSAEQCGHENENVLYADPGILASLMYTQPVTKKYDLGILPHSKDVAMMEKLPWGPNVKLIHPRRKPSDVAHDIKQCKHIASSSLHGLIFADAFQIPNIHLKISDRLKGGLHKFHDYYLGMNMPYENIMYEKGVTVEKIIAHCKNRCEEGYLAKKQIAVQEMINTVFKNINT comes from the coding sequence ATGAGCACAGAAAATAGTATCATAAAGAGTTTAAAAAAGTTTCATGTTCTAATTGTTCGCTGGCACATGGATTTTGGCAATTTCTTGAGGTTGATTATAGCGAAGGTAACAGGGCAGAAAATAATTTATATTCAATTTGCGCGAGTAAATAATTTTGGGGACCAATTTAATTACGATCTAACAAAATTCTTTGGTAGACAATTAATTTACACCCATTCTTATAAAAAAAGTCAAGTCGCATTGTGTGGTTCTATCCTAGGGACCTACCTACGCGACTATTCTGGGTATATACTGGGAGCAGGATTCTTGGCAGCAAGATTTGACCGTAGAGAGAACAACTGGAAGGTAAAAATGATTCGCGGCCCTCTAAGTGCAGAACAGTGTGGACATGAAAATGAAAATGTGCTATACGCCGACCCTGGAATACTAGCCTCCCTCATGTACACGCAACCTGTAACTAAAAAATATGATCTAGGTATACTTCCGCACAGTAAAGATGTGGCAATGATGGAAAAATTACCGTGGGGACCTAACGTAAAGTTAATTCATCCTCGTCGAAAACCTTCGGATGTTGCGCACGATATAAAGCAATGTAAGCATATAGCATCGTCTTCACTACACGGATTAATCTTTGCAGACGCGTTTCAAATTCCTAATATTCACCTTAAAATTTCAGATAGATTAAAAGGAGGACTTCATAAGTTTCATGATTATTACTTAGGTATGAATATGCCCTATGAGAACATTATGTATGAAAAAGGTGTGACTGTTGAAAAAATTATTGCGCATTGTAAAAATAGATGTGAAGAAGGATACTTAGCTAAGAAACAGATTGCTGTTCAGGAAATGATAAATACTGTTTTTAAAAATATTAATACGTAG
- a CDS encoding sulfotransferase family protein produces the protein MEKPKVFGIGFQKTGTTSLESALEALGYRVYGGDKNLMKYDDTQELKSYIAETLTQWDAVQDMPWPLFYKELYELFPDAKFILTKRESNAWIKSVVRHFGMVRIPLHQKIYDVPKAEGYEDVYVKTYEAHNEAVISFFKEKDNFLVMEIGKNFNYKVLCDFIGIPKPEADAFPHSRKNKQKYNKYKWYRYLRAIYVNYKKGY, from the coding sequence ATGGAAAAACCAAAAGTGTTTGGAATTGGATTTCAGAAGACTGGAACCACCTCGTTAGAAAGTGCACTTGAAGCCTTAGGGTATCGTGTGTATGGAGGCGATAAAAACTTAATGAAGTACGACGATACTCAAGAACTGAAATCCTATATCGCAGAAACACTCACCCAATGGGACGCCGTGCAGGATATGCCATGGCCATTGTTTTATAAAGAGCTCTACGAATTATTTCCTGACGCAAAATTTATTCTAACTAAAAGAGAGAGCAATGCATGGATTAAAAGCGTAGTTCGTCATTTTGGGATGGTTAGAATTCCATTACATCAAAAAATATACGACGTTCCTAAAGCTGAAGGGTACGAAGATGTCTACGTTAAAACCTACGAAGCCCATAACGAAGCAGTGATTTCTTTCTTTAAAGAAAAGGATAATTTTTTGGTTATGGAGATAGGCAAAAATTTCAATTATAAGGTACTGTGTGACTTTATAGGAATACCAAAACCAGAAGCAGACGCTTTTCCGCACAGTAGAAAGAACAAACAGAAATACAATAAATACAAGTGGTATCGCTATCTTAGAGCCATATACGTAAATTACAAAAAAGGCTATTAA
- a CDS encoding glycosyltransferase family 4 protein yields the protein MKILFLFTVNKSFLSDYFVSLATHVAALGNETIVFSLKQQRSHHKVNEVTYITEQKKSTLHLYRVIYRLIKEERPTIVISNFSYVNPALFAGKLLNVEKNIAWQHTLIEQTKATKRQIFIKSKFLNWADGIVVNSKRLKDELENQFRVRGKQIDILPFWSSIASYTPKKITLPSAEILIGCCGRLEIDKNQRTLLKAFAEVKQAMPTTNLKLLLAGEGSDKRHLENLAETLAIKDEVIFLGLLSAEEMAYFYTKVDLLVLPSLHEAFGLTFIEALALNTPLLVSEAFGALSFIEPNLLMKYDMVFTPDDVKMLVQKMKLRIAAGRQENHNYKALYDSCFSDEIIRNKFEEIIALHTT from the coding sequence ATGAAAATTCTGTTTCTGTTTACGGTAAACAAGAGTTTCTTGTCAGATTATTTTGTTTCGTTAGCAACGCATGTAGCCGCGCTTGGCAATGAAACCATTGTATTTTCACTGAAGCAGCAACGTTCTCATCATAAGGTTAACGAGGTTACCTACATTACAGAACAAAAAAAAAGTACACTACACCTATACCGTGTTATTTACAGGTTAATAAAAGAAGAAAGGCCAACTATCGTTATTTCTAATTTTAGCTATGTAAATCCTGCGTTGTTTGCTGGTAAATTGTTGAATGTTGAAAAGAATATTGCATGGCAGCATACTCTAATTGAACAGACAAAGGCAACTAAACGACAAATTTTTATTAAAAGTAAATTTTTAAATTGGGCCGATGGTATTGTTGTTAATTCGAAGCGTCTAAAAGATGAGCTCGAAAATCAATTTAGAGTAAGAGGCAAACAAATAGATATTCTTCCGTTTTGGTCATCTATAGCTAGTTATACCCCTAAAAAAATTACATTGCCTAGTGCCGAAATTTTAATTGGGTGCTGTGGACGACTAGAAATTGATAAAAACCAACGTACGTTATTAAAAGCATTTGCCGAAGTTAAACAAGCAATGCCCACAACGAATCTGAAATTACTTTTAGCAGGGGAAGGTAGCGACAAAAGGCATCTTGAAAACTTAGCCGAAACATTAGCTATAAAAGATGAGGTTATTTTTTTAGGCCTGCTTTCTGCAGAAGAGATGGCTTACTTCTACACAAAAGTAGATCTTTTGGTGTTGCCTAGTTTGCATGAGGCTTTCGGACTCACATTTATAGAAGCACTTGCGCTAAACACACCATTGTTGGTTTCTGAAGCATTTGGCGCGTTGTCTTTTATAGAACCCAATCTATTAATGAAATATGATATGGTTTTTACACCAGACGACGTAAAAATGCTCGTACAAAAGATGAAGCTCCGCATTGCTGCTGGCCGACAAGAAAACCATAATTACAAAGCACTTTATGATTCTTGTTTTAGTGACGAAATTATACGGAATAAATTTGAAGAAATTATAGCTTTACACACAACCTAA
- a CDS encoding glycosyltransferase family 2 protein yields MLFKFLKYVQPTHYFSLKRNDGTSIFPIASELPEVVLQQLQEDNNYSSKMATAYDLSFQAVLKGYTGDAPTYRAVERLPVKDEYRFLRKNFHPIWVLYVLLLRVCSFHNPFTELGGFLRTRKVRRVPYTATPLKNDSWENFNASLTAQNPLVTVVIPTLNRYKYLAQVLRDFEVQSYTNFEIVVVDQSQPFNPDFYAPFKLHINVVRQEEPALWLARNTAIEQAKGEIIALSEDDVRIPKYWIETHLKCLDYFQADISAGVFFPEGEKIPQNRSFFSIASQFATGNAMLYKDVFRKVKLFDRQFEKQRMGDGEFGLRCYLQSLKSISNPLAYCEDIKAEVGGLRQMGSWDAFRTKKLFAPRPIPSVLYLYRRYYGNRSAVLALLKSVPPSIIPYRFKRNKMLLLLGIFVSVFLLPLISIQVFISWRKATKKIVEGPLIRSLD; encoded by the coding sequence ATGTTGTTTAAATTTTTAAAATACGTTCAACCCACACACTATTTCTCTCTAAAGCGAAATGATGGAACGTCTATATTTCCGATTGCTTCAGAATTGCCAGAAGTTGTACTACAGCAACTTCAAGAAGACAATAACTATTCGAGCAAAATGGCTACAGCATACGATTTGTCATTTCAAGCTGTGTTAAAAGGCTACACAGGAGATGCTCCAACCTATAGAGCTGTAGAACGATTGCCGGTTAAAGATGAATACAGGTTTCTACGGAAAAACTTTCATCCTATCTGGGTACTATATGTTTTGTTGCTAAGAGTATGCTCTTTCCACAATCCATTTACTGAATTAGGAGGGTTTTTAAGAACAAGAAAAGTACGTCGGGTACCCTATACTGCTACTCCATTAAAAAATGATTCTTGGGAAAATTTTAATGCATCTCTCACGGCTCAAAATCCGTTGGTAACAGTTGTAATACCCACTCTAAACCGTTATAAATACCTAGCGCAAGTCTTACGCGATTTTGAAGTACAGAGTTATACTAATTTTGAAATCGTAGTTGTTGATCAATCGCAGCCTTTTAATCCAGATTTTTATGCTCCATTTAAGTTACATATCAATGTAGTTAGACAAGAAGAGCCAGCGCTTTGGTTAGCACGAAATACCGCCATTGAACAAGCTAAAGGAGAAATTATAGCACTCTCTGAAGACGATGTGCGTATTCCAAAATATTGGATTGAAACGCACTTAAAGTGCTTAGATTACTTTCAAGCAGACATTTCAGCGGGGGTGTTTTTTCCGGAAGGAGAGAAAATACCTCAAAACCGATCCTTTTTTTCTATTGCTTCACAATTTGCAACAGGTAATGCAATGCTTTACAAAGATGTCTTTAGAAAAGTGAAGTTATTCGATAGGCAATTCGAGAAACAACGAATGGGAGATGGAGAGTTTGGCCTGCGTTGCTATTTGCAGAGCCTTAAAAGTATAAGCAATCCGTTGGCATACTGCGAAGATATTAAAGCTGAGGTAGGGGGGTTACGACAAATGGGAAGCTGGGATGCGTTTCGAACTAAAAAACTTTTTGCTCCTAGGCCCATACCAAGTGTGTTGTATTTATACAGAAGGTACTACGGAAATAGAAGCGCTGTCTTGGCCTTATTAAAATCTGTACCTCCATCAATAATTCCTTACCGATTTAAAAGAAATAAAATGCTTTTGCTTTTAGGTATCTTTGTTTCTGTATTCTTACTTCCATTAATTAGTATTCAAGTATTTATTTCATGGCGTAAGGCTACAAAAAAAATTGTTGAAGGTCCTTTAATTCGCTCTCTTGACTAA
- a CDS encoding glycosyltransferase family 4 protein, translating into MTNLLLITSEFPPQPGGIGNHAHNLANALLPHNFSVTVLADQRSKDGRKENTFDTAQKYNTVRVQRRSLLLLTYLQRIMKAINLAKKNDVVIVSGKFSLWIAGLLRFFFSKQIVAVIHGSEVAIPPSFKKRFTKWCLQRCSNVVAVSNYTKSLVHDWNLKSVVVIPNGFLIDASNEIYNTSVTPIRLITVGNVTQRKGQHNVIKALPLLLERFPKLQYEIVGIPTEKEQVETLAKKLKVQSAVVFRGKVSEEEKIHLLTNATIFVMLSETTATGDVEGFGIAILEANALGVPAIGAKGCGIEDAILDGVSGILVDAHQPEQMLQAVSSILENYNTYSVACKKWSEKFSWEKISTRYKEVLTS; encoded by the coding sequence TTGACTAATCTTTTGCTTATTACATCAGAGTTTCCGCCTCAACCTGGGGGCATTGGCAACCATGCACACAATTTAGCAAATGCCTTACTTCCTCATAACTTTTCGGTAACTGTTTTGGCAGACCAACGTTCTAAAGATGGAAGGAAAGAGAATACCTTCGATACTGCTCAAAAGTATAACACCGTTCGTGTGCAGCGTCGTTCTTTACTACTTCTTACTTATCTACAACGTATTATGAAAGCCATCAACCTTGCAAAAAAGAATGATGTTGTTATAGTGTCGGGTAAGTTTTCGCTGTGGATTGCTGGTCTGTTGCGGTTTTTCTTTAGCAAACAAATTGTAGCTGTCATTCATGGTTCTGAGGTAGCAATACCGCCATCTTTTAAGAAGCGTTTTACCAAATGGTGCTTACAGCGATGTAGCAATGTAGTTGCTGTATCTAACTATACAAAATCTTTAGTACACGATTGGAACTTAAAAAGTGTTGTGGTAATACCAAATGGTTTTTTAATAGACGCGTCCAATGAAATTTACAATACATCGGTTACCCCAATTAGACTTATTACCGTTGGAAATGTGACGCAACGAAAAGGACAGCACAATGTAATTAAGGCACTTCCTTTGTTGTTAGAGCGCTTTCCGAAGTTACAATACGAAATAGTTGGTATTCCTACGGAAAAGGAACAAGTTGAAACCCTTGCAAAAAAATTGAAGGTGCAATCTGCTGTAGTTTTTCGCGGTAAAGTTTCCGAAGAAGAAAAAATACATCTACTTACTAATGCCACAATTTTTGTCATGTTAAGTGAAACCACCGCTACTGGAGATGTAGAGGGTTTTGGAATCGCTATTTTAGAAGCAAATGCCTTAGGAGTACCCGCCATTGGTGCAAAGGGATGCGGCATAGAAGACGCTATTTTAGATGGTGTTTCTGGTATTCTAGTAGATGCGCACCAACCAGAGCAGATGTTGCAAGCCGTGTCTAGTATCTTAGAAAATTATAATACCTACAGTGTAGCATGTAAGAAATGGTCTGAAAAGTTTAGCTGGGAAAAAATTAGTACACGTTACAAAGAGGTTCTTACGTCATGA
- a CDS encoding glycosyltransferase: MKLAIISHTEHYKDKEGKIVGWGPTISELNYLAPHFEKIYHVAMLHATKAPPSSLPYIHPNIEFVALPPSGGTSGLSKLKTLWQAPKTISVVRKTLQKVDVYQLRTPTGMGVYLIPYLTWFCKKKGWYKYAGNWSQKKPPLGYRLQRYLLTKQSRSVTINGTWADQPKHSYTFENPCLTLEERAEGISVIKAKNYIKPFSFCFVGRLDDAKGVQRIIDAFAEVDTSKVSKVHFIGNGERMNSYKTQCTSLGLSATFHGFLPREKVFEIYRNCQFLLLPSTASEGFPKVIAEGMNFGCIPIVSGVSSIGQYIKSANGYVVTPTTSAVLAEILKEILDTDSKKLMQKAIEGYATASKFTFEHYNSRILNEIIPNTK; encoded by the coding sequence ATGAAGCTAGCTATAATTTCACATACAGAGCATTATAAAGATAAAGAAGGCAAGATTGTTGGCTGGGGCCCAACCATTAGTGAGTTAAATTACTTAGCACCTCACTTTGAGAAAATTTATCATGTAGCGATGTTGCATGCTACTAAAGCACCTCCCAGTTCACTGCCATACATACACCCTAATATCGAGTTTGTTGCATTACCACCTTCTGGAGGAACCTCTGGTTTGAGTAAATTGAAAACCCTATGGCAAGCCCCGAAGACTATTTCAGTTGTTAGAAAAACCTTACAAAAAGTAGATGTATATCAGCTTAGAACCCCAACAGGAATGGGGGTCTATTTAATCCCGTATTTAACTTGGTTTTGTAAAAAGAAAGGGTGGTATAAATATGCTGGTAATTGGAGTCAAAAAAAGCCGCCACTGGGGTACCGCTTGCAACGGTATTTATTGACAAAACAGTCTCGTAGTGTAACAATTAACGGCACTTGGGCAGACCAACCTAAGCATAGTTATACCTTCGAAAACCCCTGCTTAACTTTAGAAGAGCGTGCAGAAGGAATTTCTGTAATAAAAGCTAAAAACTATATAAAACCCTTCTCATTTTGCTTTGTGGGCAGGTTAGACGACGCAAAAGGTGTGCAGCGTATTATAGATGCCTTCGCTGAAGTAGATACGTCTAAAGTCAGTAAAGTACATTTTATAGGAAATGGTGAGCGCATGAATTCGTACAAAACACAATGTACTTCTTTAGGTCTTTCTGCAACATTTCACGGGTTTTTACCTAGAGAAAAGGTATTTGAAATTTACCGCAACTGCCAGTTTCTGCTGTTGCCAAGTACTGCCTCTGAAGGGTTTCCTAAGGTGATTGCAGAGGGGATGAATTTTGGGTGTATTCCTATAGTATCTGGCGTTTCAAGTATTGGGCAATATATTAAAAGTGCCAATGGTTATGTAGTAACGCCTACTACGTCTGCGGTTTTAGCTGAAATTTTAAAAGAAATTTTAGATACAGACTCCAAAAAGTTAATGCAAAAAGCGATAGAAGGATATGCAACAGCTTCAAAATTTACTTTTGAGCATTACAATTCTCGTATCTTGAACGAAATTATACCAAACACTAAATAG